In Zingiber officinale cultivar Zhangliang chromosome 11B, Zo_v1.1, whole genome shotgun sequence, a single window of DNA contains:
- the LOC122034724 gene encoding dnaJ homolog subfamily B member 4-like — translation MGVDYYSILEVTKGATDEELRKSYRKLAIRWHPDKNPNNEEEAEAKFKEIAEAYYVLSDSQKRAIYDQYGEEGLKATPDSQNGASNGPSGSNAEDIFADFFGSNSPFDFEYTNHAKSTRFQTGGGGGGTFSGFGGSGNTFKSKTDRATPSTRSHKTPKVHKAPAVERKLACTLEELYTGTKRKMKILRNVRQPNGETMADNEILTIEVKPGWKKGTKITFPEKGNEQLNQIPADLVFVIDEKPHEVYKRDSNDLVVRQKISLVDALAGTTINLTTLDGRDLVIDITDVVKPSYELLIQNEGMPIAREPGKKGNLIIKFDVKFPSKLTADQRAGIKRIFGG, via the exons ATGGGAGTCGACTACTACAGCATCTTGGAGGTAACTAAGGGTGCCACGGATGAGGAACTCAGGAAGTCTTACCGGAAGCTGGCGATTCGGTGGCACCCGGACAAGAACCCTAACAACGAGGAGGAGGCCGAAGCCAAGTTCAAAGAGATCGCTGAAGCATATTAT GTACTGAGTGATTCTCAAAAACGGGCAATATATGATCAATATGGAGAAGAGGGCTTGAAGGCCACTCCTGACTCGCAAAATGGAGCCTCTAATGGGCCAAGTGGTTCTAATGCAGAGGACATTTTCGCTGATTTCTTTGGGAGCAATAGTCCTTTTGATTTTGAGTACACTAATCATGCAAAGTCTACAAGGTTTCAGACAGGTGGTGGCGGCGGCGGCACTTTTAGTGGCTTTGGTGGTTCCGGAAACACGTTCAAGTCCAAGACTGATAGAGCTACTCCTAGTACTCGTTCACATAAAACACCTAAGGTACATAAAGCACCTGCAGTGGAGCGAAAGCTAGCATGCACCCTTGAGGAGCTCTATACTGGGacaaagaggaagatgaagatctTAAGAAATGTCAGACAACCTAACGG AGAAACAATGGCAGACAATGAAATCTTGACGATCGAAGTGAAGCCAGGGTGGAAAAAGGGTACAAAAATAACATTTCCTGAGAAAGGGAACGAACAGTTGAACCAAATTCCTGCAGACCTAGTGTTTGTCATCGACGAGAAGCCTCATGAAGTTTACAAGAGGGACAGCAATGATCTTGTTGTGCGTCAAAAAATCTCCTTGGTTGATGCACTTGCAGGGACAACAATAAACCTCACAACTCTTGATGGACGCGACTTGGTGATTGATATTACAGATGTAGTTAAGCCTAGCTATGAATTGTTAATCCAAAATGAAGGAATGCCAATCGCAAGGGAGCCGGGCAAGAAGGGTAACTTAATCATCAAATTTGATGTTAAGTTTCCTTCAAAGTTGACGGCTGACCAGCGTGCAGGTATCAAACGCATCTTCGGAGGATGA